From Ficedula albicollis isolate OC2 chromosome 5, FicAlb1.5, whole genome shotgun sequence, one genomic window encodes:
- the SPTY2D1 gene encoding protein SPT2 homolog, translating into VLLFALKTQVCHVSSASRRQSDKFWGNGLRCLRFLCVCREGITFNSAAGRTGGRLLLYFLSCSEKRYSLAVGPPKKVPKVKGVESAAVQAFLRRQEEEKRKKALEERRKKEQLLARRIELKHDRKARAMASRTKDNFYGYNGVPVEEKPKKRRASENVAQAPEAEYATEDETEQLEYSQTESEHEQEEYEEKPSKAAVKPKAPPKSAPAPLNFAELLRLAEKKQYEPVEIKPVKKVEERPRTAEELREREFLGRKNKKLEMHKKSEKEIKPTGISSSSKKLSSQKASVNTKLNKSSVDKHSTSKSGLSLSMGGIDKKSKAPALTEKHPRSSSSSRLDQMEKNSQNGSLKSSTGSSHNKLPVNGIRKSGSSSHVPPSKPMANGAQRMPSGKESSLTKSAHAKAGKPAALQHGINSNAKRSGSSLGKGGPGHPGGGSSAGPGRSSSNSGVGPGRPGSGVSSGPGRPGSSSATGPGRPGSSSSTAPGRPGGGSGVGPGRPTGSSSAGPGRPGGGSGVGLKRPAGSLGTGPGRPGSSTNIGPGRPGSSLATGPGRPGISPSTGAKRPGSSLGTGPGRPGISAGAGAARPGSGPGTAVKPKCTVVSETISSKNLVTRPSNGQMNGMRPFPGHRPVLHPQGLGRPPISYKRQIEDDDDDDDDEYDSEMDDFIEDEGEPQEEISKHIREIFGYDRKRYKDESDYALRYMESSWREQQKEEARSLRLGVQEDLEELRREEEELKRKRQSKKLRTR; encoded by the exons GTCCTTTTGTTTGCTCTGAAAACACAAGTCTGCCACGTCTCAAGTGCGAGTCGGAGACAAAGTGACAAGTTTTGGGGGAATGGTCTGCGTTGTCTGaggtttctgtgtgtgtgccgAGAAGGAATCACCTTTAACAGCGCTGCGGGGAGGACTGGCGGAAGGCTTTTGCTATATTTCTTATCCTGTTCTGAG AAAAGGTACAGTTTGGCTGTTGGTCCTCCCAAGAAAGTTCCCAAAGTCAAGGGTGTAGAATCTGCAGCAGTGCAAGCATTTCTCAGGCggcaagaagaagaaaagagaaaaaaag CactggaagaaagaaggaagaaagagcagCTCTTGGCAAGGCGTATTGAACTGAAACATGACAGAAAGGCAAGAGCTATGGCCTCACGAACAAAGGATAATTTTTATGGCTATAATGGCGTTCCTGTTGAAGAGAAGCCTAAAAAGAGGAGGGCTTCTGAGAATGTTGCTCAGGCCCCAGAGGCTGAGTATGCAACAGAAGATGAAACTGAGCAACTTGAATACAGTCAGACAGAATCTGAGCATGAGCAAGAAGAATATGAAGAGAAACCATCCAAAGCTGCAGTGAAACCAAAGGCACCTCCCAAAAGTGCACCAGCACCTCTGAACTTTGCAGAGCTCTTGAGGCTTGCTGAAAAGAAACAGTACGAACcagtggaaataaaaccagtgaAAAAGGTAGAAGAGAGGCCCAGAACAGCAGAAGAATTGAGAGAGAGGGAGTTTTTGGGAcggaaaaacaaaaaactagaaatgcataaaaaaaGTGAGAAGGAGATTAAGCCTACAGGGATATCCAGTTCTTCAAAAAAACTGTCTTCTCAAAAAGCATCTGTAAACACAAAACTTAATAAAAGCTCAGTAGATAAACATTCCACATCTAAAAGCGGTCTGTCGCTTTCTATGGGTGGTATTGATAAGAAATCCAAAGCACCAGCATTGACTGAAAAACACCCACGGTCGTCATCTTCTTCCAGACTTgatcaaatggaaaaaaactcacaaaatgGTTCCTTAAAAAGTTCTACTGGCAGCAGTCATAATAAATTACCTGTCAATGGTATTAGAAAGTCTGGCTCAAGCTCTCACGTGCCACCCTCAAAACCCATGGCCAACGGGGCCCAGAGAATGCCATCCGGGAAAGAATCCAGCCTGACAAAGTCTGCCCATGcaaaagctggaaaacctgCAGCCCTTCAGCATGGAATCAACTCCAACGCAAAGCGATCCGGCAGCAGCTTAGGAAAAGGAGGACCTGGGCATCCCGGGGGCGGCTCGAGTGCAGGACCGGGGCGATCAAGCAGCAATTCTGGCGTGGGGCCTGGAAGGCCAGGGAGCGGTGTAAGCTCAGGACCTGGGAGGCcgggcagcagctcagccacgGGGCCTGGGAGGCCGGGCAGCAGCTCAAGCACAGCCCCGGGGCGGCCGGGGGGCGGCTCAGGCGTGGGGCCGGGCCGGCCGACGGGCAGCTCGAGCGCAGGGCCCGGGCGGCCGGGAGGCGGCTCGGGCGTGGGACTGAAGCGACCGGCTGGCAGCTTGGGCACCGGGCCGGGAAGGCCgggcagcagcacaaacatAGGACCAGGGCGaccaggcagcagcctggcaacAGGACCAGGGAGGCCGGGAATCAGTCCAAGCACAGGAGCCAAGCGaccaggcagcagcctgggcaccGGCCCAGGGAGGCCGGGCATCAGCGCGGGCGCAGGAGCTGCGCGACCAGGCAGCGGCCCGGGCACGGCTGTCAAACCCAAGTGTACTGTCGTGTCAGAAACCATTTCTTCTAAAAACCTTGTCACAAGACCTAGCAACGGACAGATGAATGGAATGAGACCTTTTCCAGGGCATAGACCTGTGCTTCATCCACAAG GTCTTGGAAGACCACCTATTAGTTACAAGAGACAAAtagaagatgatgatgatgatgatgatgatgaataTGACTCTGAAATGGATGACTTCATTGAAGATGAAGGGGAACCTCAAGAGGAAATATCAAAACATATTCGGGAAATATTTGGCTATGACCGGAAAAG gTACAAAGATGAAAGTGATTATGCCTTACGTTAtatggagagcagctggagagagcagcagaaagaagaagCTAGGAG CTTGAGACTCGGTGTTCAGGAAGACCTGGAAGAACTGAGACGGGAAGAAGAAGAACTGAAACGCAAGAGACAGTCTAAGAAGCTGAGGACACGTTAA